One Verrucomicrobiota bacterium genomic region harbors:
- the kdsB gene encoding 3-deoxy-manno-octulosonate cytidylyltransferase: MENDIQTAIIVPARLASTRFPRKLLHPIQGRSLIMHVAERISTQTPDIPLIFAVDDPELEKEILENGFKCIMTSTTHSSGTDRIAEANREIGAKYVVNIQGDEPLVTADQIRKLIQMVERGALMSTLATVFLNPEDFADPNQVKVVLNQNSQALYFSRSPLPFFREKSGKPSNNDLSHHLCYRHLGMYAYEAEFLQKFSLMPKGRLEELEKLEQLRVLENGYSIEVDITSDPSIGIDTSSDSERFEELL, from the coding sequence ATGGAAAACGATATTCAAACTGCCATCATAGTTCCAGCAAGACTTGCCAGCACAAGGTTTCCAAGAAAGTTGCTTCATCCCATTCAAGGAAGAAGCCTAATTATGCACGTCGCAGAACGAATTAGTACTCAGACTCCCGACATCCCACTAATTTTTGCCGTGGATGACCCAGAACTTGAAAAAGAAATTCTAGAAAACGGTTTCAAATGCATAATGACATCTACAACTCATTCTAGCGGAACTGATCGTATTGCTGAAGCGAACCGGGAAATTGGGGCAAAATATGTAGTTAACATCCAAGGAGATGAGCCTCTGGTTACGGCGGATCAGATTCGTAAGCTAATACAAATGGTTGAAAGAGGAGCTTTAATGAGCACCTTGGCGACAGTATTTTTGAATCCCGAGGATTTCGCCGATCCCAATCAAGTGAAGGTAGTGTTAAACCAGAACAGCCAAGCACTCTATTTTTCACGATCTCCCCTCCCCTTTTTTAGAGAAAAAAGCGGGAAGCCAAGTAACAACGACCTGAGTCACCATCTCTGTTATCGCCATTTGGGCATGTACGCTTATGAAGCAGAATTTCTGCAGAAGTTCTCATTAATGCCCAAGGGTCGACTGGAAGAATTAGAAAAGCTGGAACAGCTTCGAGTTTTGGAAAATGGATACTCAATTGAAGTTGATATTACCTCTGACCCATCGATCGGAATCGATACCAGCTCAGATTCAGAGCGGTTCGAAGAATTGCTTTAG